One region of Mycolicibacterium rhodesiae NBB3 genomic DNA includes:
- a CDS encoding maleylpyruvate isomerase N-terminal domain-containing protein: MHLFSHCWTALRTAVAELPDTSFAQPSGCAGWLVRDLVCHLVIDAQDVLITLVTPAETEPTRDAVSYWTVADGPSVDDPLDALIVRLAKAYEEPWLLKFHLDDVGAAAGRAAELCDPAMAVRTRDQVLTASDYLSAYVLEWTLHHLDLTANLPDVADPSAPGLAQSRWMLEKIAGVAFPESFSDRDALLIGTGRREPTDAERARLGRLASKLPLVLR, encoded by the coding sequence ATGCACCTGTTCTCGCATTGTTGGACTGCGTTGCGTACGGCGGTGGCCGAACTGCCCGACACAAGCTTCGCGCAACCGTCCGGGTGCGCCGGTTGGCTCGTGCGGGACTTGGTGTGCCACCTGGTGATCGACGCCCAGGATGTCCTGATCACGCTGGTTACCCCCGCGGAAACAGAACCGACCCGAGACGCGGTGAGCTATTGGACGGTCGCCGACGGGCCGTCGGTCGACGACCCGCTCGACGCGCTGATCGTCCGGCTGGCCAAAGCGTATGAGGAGCCGTGGCTGCTCAAATTCCATCTCGATGATGTGGGCGCGGCCGCCGGCCGAGCCGCCGAACTGTGCGACCCGGCCATGGCGGTGAGGACGCGCGACCAGGTACTCACCGCAAGTGACTACTTGTCCGCCTATGTCCTGGAGTGGACGCTGCATCATCTAGACCTGACTGCGAACCTGCCGGACGTAGCAGACCCGTCCGCGCCGGGACTCGCCCAATCGCGCTGGATGCTGGAAAAGATCGCCGGCGTCGCCTTCCCTGAGTCGTTTTCCGACAGGGATGCGCTACTGATCGGCACCGGTCGTCGAGAACCGACCGATGCGGAAAGGGCTCGCCTCGGCAGGCTCGCATCGAAATTGCCTCTGGTCCTTCGATGA